The following proteins are encoded in a genomic region of Magnolia sinica isolate HGM2019 chromosome 1, MsV1, whole genome shotgun sequence:
- the LOC131241110 gene encoding auxin-repressed 12.5 kDa protein-like produces MVLLDKLWDDVLAGPHPEQGLGRLRKLTTKPLDVKVDGEGSVKFQRGSTSMPGTPTTPVTPNTPPTARKDNVWRSVFHPGSNLATKNIGNQLFDKPQPNSPTVYDWLYSSDTKSTHR; encoded by the exons ATGGTACTGCTAGACAAGCTTTGGGATGATGTGTTGGCTGGGCCACACCCAGAACAGGGCCTGGGCAGGCTGAGGAAACTCACCACCAAGCCATTGGATGTCAAAG TTGATGGAGAGGGAAGCGTGAAATTCCAGAGAGGCTCCACGTCGATGCCTGGGACTCCCACCACACCTGTGACTCCTAACACTCCCCCCACGGCTCGGAAAGACAACGTGTGGAGGAGCGTTTTCCACCCTGGTAGCAACCTGGCCACCAAGAACATCGGTAATCAGTTGTTCGACAAGCCACAGCCCAACTCGCCTACTGTTTATGACTG GCTCTACAGTAGCGACACCAAGAGCACCCATCGTTGA